The following proteins are encoded in a genomic region of Pelodictyon phaeoclathratiforme BU-1:
- a CDS encoding addiction module protein, with the protein MAKIELPLSQFTYAEKLDLLETIWDDLSRDEAAFESPAWHENILNERKEAFSAGTAQHSDWAEAKERIKRNLSCS; encoded by the coding sequence ATGGCAAAAATTGAATTACCCTTGTCACAGTTTACTTATGCTGAAAAACTGGATTTGCTGGAGACAATCTGGGATGATCTTTCAAGGGATGAGGCGGCATTTGAATCTCCGGCATGGCATGAGAACATTCTAAACGAACGGAAAGAAGCCTTTTCTGCCGGAACGGCGCAACACTCCGACTGGGCAGAAGCCAAAGAGCGCATAAAAAGGAATCTGTCATGCAGTTGA
- a CDS encoding UPF0175 family protein, with amino-acid sequence MAAQHITLDIPEKILIAEKTDALAFGRELRVLAAVKLFEMGRLSSGRASELAGMSRVEFLLSLSRYNVFPLASELDDLEHDHASSH; translated from the coding sequence ATGGCTGCTCAACACATTACGCTTGATATCCCTGAAAAGATACTGATTGCAGAAAAGACTGATGCACTTGCTTTTGGGAGGGAACTGAGGGTTCTTGCGGCAGTTAAGCTGTTTGAGATGGGGCGGTTGTCGTCTGGTCGTGCTTCAGAGCTTGCCGGAATGAGCCGTGTTGAATTTTTACTCAGTCTCAGCCGCTATAATGTTTTTCCCCTGGCCTCCGAATTAGATGATTTAGAGCATGACCATGCTTCAAGCCATTAG
- a CDS encoding ATP-binding protein, with amino-acid sequence MQRQIITIDEKKCTGCGDCIPGCPEGALQVIDGKARLISDLFCDGLGACIGHCPTGAMNIVSREAEAYDEKRVMHESIVKGGANVIAAHLRHLMDHGQNEFVGQALEYLEEQGIANPLECGAVSQTETRHANAGQQHAPHAGGCPGSRTIDFNANGKTEAAVAAMPGAPVQSALRQWPIQLHLVSPQAPCFERSDLLLAADCAAFAVGDFHGKFMQGKSLAIACPKLDSGMEIYVEKLAAMIDLSHINTITVAIMEVPCCGGLMSIVAEAQRRASRKVPVKKVVISLQGETLSEEWV; translated from the coding sequence ATGCAACGACAGATTATTACGATAGATGAAAAAAAATGTACCGGATGCGGTGATTGTATTCCGGGTTGTCCTGAAGGGGCCTTGCAGGTGATCGATGGCAAAGCCCGCCTCATCAGCGACCTTTTTTGTGATGGACTTGGAGCTTGTATCGGCCATTGTCCGACCGGAGCGATGAACATTGTCAGCCGTGAAGCCGAAGCGTATGACGAAAAGCGTGTCATGCATGAGAGTATTGTAAAAGGCGGGGCCAATGTTATTGCCGCTCATCTGCGTCATCTTATGGATCATGGCCAGAATGAATTCGTTGGGCAGGCGCTTGAATATCTCGAAGAGCAGGGAATTGCCAACCCGCTGGAATGTGGAGCCGTTTCCCAGACGGAAACCCGGCACGCCAATGCAGGGCAGCAGCACGCTCCGCATGCTGGAGGATGTCCTGGCAGCAGGACAATTGATTTCAACGCTAATGGCAAAACGGAAGCGGCTGTTGCCGCCATGCCCGGCGCACCGGTTCAAAGTGCACTTCGCCAGTGGCCGATTCAGCTTCACCTTGTTTCTCCGCAGGCGCCCTGTTTCGAGCGTTCCGATCTGTTGCTTGCTGCCGACTGTGCAGCGTTTGCTGTCGGCGACTTTCACGGAAAGTTCATGCAGGGCAAAAGCCTTGCGATTGCCTGTCCGAAACTTGATTCGGGGATGGAGATCTACGTTGAGAAACTTGCCGCCATGATTGACTTGTCGCATATCAACACCATTACCGTCGCTATCATGGAGGTGCCTTGCTGTGGAGGACTCATGTCGATTGTTGCTGAAGCACAGCGGAGGGCTTCGCGCAAGGTGCCGGTGAAAAAGGTGGTGATCAGCCTGCAGGGCGAGACCCTGTCGGAAGAGTGGGTTTGA
- a CDS encoding DUF1829 domain-containing protein, which translates to MIGEINTLLEKYTQWLKDKTIAKQICADWVEITTPYIDRHNDCLQIYARKEGAGYMLTDDGYTMSDLVSSGCQLDSPKRQDLLKTTLAGFGVQLDRDQLIVHTTPENFSLKKHTIIQAMLAVNDLFYLASPFVASLFVEDVTNWFELSDIRYTPKIKFTGKSGYDHMFDFVIPKSRKQPERLVQAIANPRKESAEALVFKWLDTKETRASDSQLYVFLNDTGSIVSSSVVDALKNYDLKPLLWSERENYRDDLAA; encoded by the coding sequence ATGATTGGTGAAATCAACACATTGCTCGAAAAATATACGCAGTGGCTCAAAGACAAAACGATTGCAAAACAGATTTGCGCAGACTGGGTCGAAATAACCACTCCTTACATTGACCGCCATAACGATTGTTTGCAGATCTATGCACGAAAAGAAGGAGCTGGCTATATGCTTACCGATGACGGGTACACCATGAGTGATCTTGTCAGTTCTGGTTGCCAACTTGACAGTCCAAAACGTCAGGATCTGCTTAAAACCACTTTGGCGGGTTTTGGTGTGCAGCTTGACCGTGATCAACTGATCGTTCATACAACGCCCGAAAACTTTTCGCTAAAAAAGCACACCATCATTCAGGCAATGCTGGCGGTAAACGATCTGTTTTATCTGGCTTCGCCATTCGTTGCAAGCCTTTTTGTTGAAGATGTAACCAATTGGTTTGAGCTGTCGGATATTCGATACACCCCAAAGATAAAATTTACAGGCAAGAGCGGTTATGACCACATGTTCGATTTTGTGATACCAAAATCAAGGAAACAGCCTGAGCGGCTTGTTCAGGCAATAGCAAACCCGAGGAAGGAATCTGCAGAAGCACTCGTTTTTAAATGGCTTGATACAAAAGAGACCAGGGCATCCGATTCCCAGCTTTATGTTTTTCTCAACGATACAGGCTCCATTGTATCATCATCGGTGGTTGATGCTTTGAAAAATTACGATCTGAAACCTCTTCTTTGGTCAGAGAGAGAAAACTATCGGGATGATTTGGCTGCATAG
- a CDS encoding XRE family transcriptional regulator yields the protein MMNEKNIGSSFDEFLEEEALLDEATAVAVKRVIAWQIAQEMKAQHLTKSSMASKMQTSRAALNRLLDATDTSLTLTTLASAASVLGKKFRIELV from the coding sequence ATGATGAATGAAAAAAATATTGGCAGCAGTTTCGATGAATTTCTTGAAGAAGAGGCTCTTCTGGACGAAGCAACTGCGGTGGCCGTCAAGCGTGTTATTGCCTGGCAAATTGCTCAGGAAATGAAAGCACAACATCTGACGAAATCTTCAATGGCAAGCAAAATGCAAACCAGTCGGGCAGCACTCAACCGTCTGCTTGATGCAACTGATACCAGTCTTACCCTGACAACCCTTGCCAGCGCGGCATCTGTACTTGGGAAAAAATTCAGGATAGAGTTAGTCTGA
- a CDS encoding type II toxin-antitoxin system RelE/ParE family toxin, whose translation MRIFKNRWFAKFAKDEGISDEKLCKAVKDAENGLIDADYGGGVIKQRIARLHEGKSGGYRSIIFYSQGDKAFFVYGFPKNAQANITKADVKEYKELAKITFSLCDEKLEKLIRTGAFKAVTCYE comes from the coding sequence GTGCGGATTTTCAAAAACAGGTGGTTTGCAAAGTTCGCCAAGGATGAGGGCATCAGTGATGAAAAGCTGTGCAAAGCAGTCAAGGATGCCGAAAATGGGTTAATCGATGCCGATTACGGCGGAGGAGTCATCAAGCAGAGGATTGCTCGACTTCATGAAGGGAAATCAGGCGGTTACAGGTCAATCATTTTTTACTCTCAAGGTGACAAGGCTTTTTTCGTTTATGGGTTTCCAAAAAATGCGCAGGCTAACATAACCAAGGCTGATGTCAAGGAGTATAAAGAACTTGCAAAAATTACCTTTTCCCTTTGCGACGAAAAGCTTGAAAAATTAATTCGGACAGGAGCCTTCAAGGCTGTAACATGTTATGAGTAA
- a CDS encoding DUF3368 domain-containing protein has protein sequence MLQAISNTSPLLYLYRIGLIDRLPEIFGEIWTPEAVKIELMVGDKSGYDVPNRSDFSLIRIINPKAQSSEWLSLDLGPGELAAMPLALENLHCIVLLDDMLARRTAHAAGLQVWGTLKVLLEMKAQGLVNRVEPYVNRLTDAGMWVSDVVKRRILVLAGE, from the coding sequence ATGCTTCAAGCCATTAGCAATACCTCTCCCTTACTCTATCTTTACCGTATAGGATTGATTGATCGACTTCCTGAAATTTTCGGAGAAATATGGACTCCCGAAGCGGTGAAGATTGAATTAATGGTTGGCGACAAGAGTGGATATGATGTTCCAAACCGGTCAGATTTTTCATTGATCAGGATCATAAACCCAAAAGCACAGTCCTCTGAATGGCTCTCATTAGACCTCGGTCCGGGAGAATTGGCGGCTATGCCGCTTGCTTTAGAAAATTTGCATTGTATTGTTTTGCTTGATGATATGCTTGCTCGTCGAACAGCTCATGCTGCCGGTTTACAGGTTTGGGGTACCCTTAAAGTACTACTGGAAATGAAAGCGCAAGGACTTGTCAATAGGGTTGAGCCCTATGTCAATCGTTTGACTGATGCGGGAATGTGGGTTTCAGATGTTGTGAAGCGTCGGATTCTTGTGTTAGCAGGGGAGTAG
- the rpmI gene encoding 50S ribosomal protein L35 → MPKMKSHRGACKRFKTTSSGKIKRERMNGSHNLEKKNSKRCRRLHQTALLEGLKAKQIKRMIQA, encoded by the coding sequence ATGCCTAAAATGAAATCCCACCGTGGAGCATGCAAACGGTTTAAGACAACATCATCCGGAAAAATCAAGCGTGAACGCATGAATGGCTCACACAACCTTGAGAAAAAGAACAGCAAACGCTGCCGCCGTCTCCACCAGACAGCACTGCTTGAAGGGTTGAAGGCAAAGCAGATCAAACGGATGATACAGGCCTAA
- a CDS encoding antitoxin, whose product MPVTAKIFMSGRSQAVRLPKEFRFEGKEVFIRRDAISGDVILSHHPDSWAGLFELDTTTEVPADFMQADDRTQPEQLRDPFEGWAE is encoded by the coding sequence ATGCCTGTTACTGCAAAAATTTTTATGTCAGGGCGCAGTCAAGCCGTCCGATTACCGAAGGAGTTCCGTTTTGAGGGGAAAGAGGTGTTTATCCGTCGTGATGCAATTTCCGGAGATGTCATTTTGTCACACCATCCCGATTCATGGGCAGGGCTGTTTGAGCTTGATACAACAACTGAGGTGCCTGCCGATTTTATGCAGGCTGACGATCGAACGCAACCAGAGCAATTGCGAGATCCTTTTGAGGGTTGGGCAGAATGA
- a CDS encoding type II toxin-antitoxin system RelE/ParE family toxin: MIHFLKNNPTLEVRFFKTDGGTEPVRDWLRELPAVERKRIGEEIKTVQYGWPLGMPLVRKMEKDLWEVRVHLPTRIARVLFTVQDGLIVLLHGFIKKSQATPKSDLQLAKSRMRNT; the protein is encoded by the coding sequence TTGATACATTTCTTAAAGAATAACCCAACACTTGAGGTCAGGTTTTTTAAAACCGATGGTGGTACAGAACCAGTGCGCGATTGGTTACGCGAACTACCCGCTGTTGAGCGAAAAAGAATCGGTGAAGAGATCAAGACTGTTCAATACGGTTGGCCACTGGGGATGCCGCTGGTTCGCAAAATGGAGAAGGATCTTTGGGAAGTGCGTGTCCATTTGCCTACTCGTATTGCAAGGGTATTATTTACGGTACAGGATGGTTTGATAGTGTTGCTTCACGGGTTCATAAAAAAATCACAGGCAACTCCGAAGTCTGACCTGCAATTGGCAAAAAGCAGAATGAGGAATACATGA
- the rplT gene encoding 50S ribosomal protein L20, which translates to MPKANNAVASKARRKRVLKKAKGFWGSRGNILTVVKHAVDKAEQYAYRDRRVKKRTFRSLWIMRINAAARLNGTTYSRMINAMLKKNVEIDRKALAEIAVKDPAAFTVIVKSLFE; encoded by the coding sequence ATGCCTAAAGCAAATAATGCCGTCGCCTCAAAAGCACGGAGAAAAAGAGTACTCAAAAAAGCCAAAGGGTTCTGGGGATCACGCGGCAATATTCTGACCGTCGTCAAACATGCGGTCGATAAAGCAGAACAGTACGCCTACCGTGACCGTCGCGTCAAAAAACGCACCTTCCGTTCGCTCTGGATCATGCGTATCAACGCCGCTGCACGCCTCAACGGCACCACCTACTCCCGCATGATCAACGCCATGCTGAAGAAGAACGTCGAAATCGACCGCAAGGCACTTGCCGAGATCGCCGTAAAAGATCCCGCAGCATTCACCGTGATTGTTAAAAGCCTTTTCGAATAA
- a CDS encoding type II toxin-antitoxin system VapC family toxin translates to MSLYMLDTNIASHVIKGDIPLVRERLIAVPIQRVVISSVTQAELLYGLAKRTYPKGLTARVHEFLIRVKILAWDKEVAIVYGDLRAKCETTGVTLSPLDLMIAAHAQAVNAILVTGDKAFTRIQDRLIIENWTLSPD, encoded by the coding sequence ATGAGCCTCTACATGCTTGATACAAATATTGCCAGTCATGTTATCAAAGGAGACATTCCTCTTGTGCGAGAGCGGCTGATTGCTGTACCAATACAGCGCGTTGTGATATCTTCAGTTACACAGGCAGAATTACTCTATGGCCTGGCAAAACGAACCTATCCGAAGGGCCTTACCGCCCGCGTCCATGAGTTTTTGATCCGGGTAAAAATATTGGCCTGGGATAAAGAGGTTGCCATCGTTTATGGTGATCTTCGAGCCAAGTGCGAAACCACAGGTGTGACGCTCTCACCACTTGACCTCATGATTGCGGCTCATGCTCAGGCAGTCAATGCCATTCTTGTTACGGGAGATAAAGCGTTTACCAGAATCCAAGATCGATTAATTATAGAAAATTGGACACTGTCACCAGACTGA
- a CDS encoding tetratricopeptide repeat protein yields the protein MEKGLNFKVGEAMLKDAMGGYRGTATEISRVIAEHPERAEAYYDRGNARSSCNDFDGAIADFSMALQIGLRFREAITAYGNRGMARVKSGDMDGAIQDFSAIIERKPANKRLLSTAYKNRALVKEKKGDSEGAAGDRTMALLLSSDRNKQ from the coding sequence ATGGAAAAAGGTTTGAATTTTAAAGTGGGAGAGGCAATGCTGAAAGATGCAATGGGTGGATACCGGGGAACGGCGACGGAGATCAGCAGGGTAATTGCCGAGCATCCGGAAAGGGCAGAAGCGTACTATGATCGGGGCAATGCCCGCAGCAGTTGCAATGATTTTGATGGCGCCATAGCCGATTTCAGCATGGCATTACAGATAGGCCTTCGTTTCCGTGAAGCTATTACGGCTTATGGTAATCGCGGTATGGCAAGGGTAAAAAGTGGAGATATGGATGGCGCAATTCAGGATTTCAGCGCAATCATCGAGCGAAAGCCCGCCAACAAACGGCTTTTGTCTACTGCGTATAAGAACAGGGCGTTGGTAAAAGAAAAAAAAGGTGATAGCGAAGGCGCCGCAGGAGACAGGACGATGGCTCTCTTGTTATCATCGGATAGAAACAAACAATAA
- a CDS encoding site-specific DNA-methyltransferase, whose amino-acid sequence MNLLADRSVHLAMFPEELPHRLIKMFVFRGDTVLDPFMGSGTTPLAAKNLERNSVGYEINPEFIEIAKQKLNARQPDFMGTEDKKKIPENLPLAPELRRRARQHAKSSLRSRRSSAPKKWSYPTG is encoded by the coding sequence ATGAACCTCCTCGCTGACAGGTCGGTGCACCTTGCCATGTTCCCCGAAGAGCTTCCGCACCGGCTCATCAAAATGTTCGTCTTCCGTGGCGATACCGTGCTCGATCCCTTCATGGGGAGCGGGACAACCCCACTTGCCGCAAAGAATCTCGAACGCAACTCGGTCGGGTACGAAATCAATCCTGAGTTTATCGAGATTGCCAAACAGAAGCTCAACGCCCGTCAGCCCGATTTCATGGGCACGGAGGACAAAAAAAAGATCCCCGAAAACCTACCTTTGGCTCCAGAATTGAGAAGGAGAGCGAGGCAGCATGCGAAGAGTTCTTTACGCTCAAGGAGATCCTCAGCCCCGAAAAAGTGGAGCTATCCAACGGGTTGA
- a CDS encoding helix-turn-helix domain-containing protein yields the protein MSKATTYKSDALAAVHETASDMFEAGVIDKQTMRHFDESCLTPIHPFSPEEIKALREREEVSQRVFAHYLNVTKESVSQWERGQKKPAGTTLKLLSLVERRGINAIA from the coding sequence ATGAGTAAAGCTACAACATATAAAAGCGATGCCCTTGCGGCGGTTCATGAAACAGCTTCAGACATGTTCGAGGCTGGCGTGATTGACAAACAGACAATGCGTCACTTCGACGAATCCTGCTTGACACCGATTCACCCATTCAGCCCGGAAGAGATCAAGGCATTGCGTGAACGTGAAGAGGTGAGTCAGAGAGTTTTTGCTCACTATCTGAACGTAACAAAGGAATCGGTAAGTCAATGGGAACGAGGACAAAAGAAACCTGCCGGAACAACCTTGAAACTTCTTTCTCTTGTAGAACGGAGAGGAATTAACGCTATTGCCTGA
- the hcp gene encoding hydroxylamine reductase yields MGMYCNQCQESVHGSGCIVRGVCGKDDMTAKLQDVLVYATEGLALAAEQQQGSVSRNVGQLISESLFVTVTNTNFDEDAIVAQIRKTLALRDELKATLAVQPDHDVACWTGSSKDEFLAKAETSGLESLSENEDLQSLKSLVLFGIKGLAAYTDHAAVLGYHDDEIYAFYVKGLAALTKELTADELTALVLETGGVAVKAMALLDKANTETYGQPEITTVKTGVGKNPGILISGHDLRDLEDLLKQTEGTGVDVYTHCEMLPAHYYPAFKKYSHFVGNYGGSWWSQDREFETFNGPILMTTNCIVPVRESYRNRMFTTGMAGYPGLKHIAARPEGGQKDFSALVELAKSCPAPKELENGTITGGFAHNQVIALADKVVAAVKSGAIKRFVVMAGCDGRHKSRQYYTDVAAALPDNTVILTAGCAKYRYNKLELGDIGGIPRVLDAGQCNDSYSLAVIALKLKEVFELDDINDLPISFDIAWYEQKAVTVLLALLFLGVKGIRLGPTLPEFLTPNVAAVLVEKFGIKPIGTVAADVEAMMAGA; encoded by the coding sequence ATGGGAATGTATTGTAACCAGTGTCAGGAGAGCGTTCATGGGAGCGGATGTATCGTGAGAGGTGTCTGCGGAAAGGATGATATGACCGCCAAACTGCAGGATGTGCTTGTTTATGCAACCGAAGGTCTTGCTCTTGCTGCAGAACAACAGCAGGGCAGTGTGTCGAGAAACGTGGGTCAGCTTATCAGCGAGTCTCTTTTTGTAACGGTCACCAATACCAATTTTGATGAGGATGCCATTGTTGCGCAGATCCGCAAAACGCTTGCCCTGCGTGATGAACTGAAGGCGACGCTTGCTGTTCAGCCTGACCATGACGTTGCCTGCTGGACTGGCAGCTCAAAGGATGAGTTTCTTGCAAAAGCTGAGACGTCAGGTCTTGAAAGCCTCAGTGAAAACGAAGATCTTCAGTCACTCAAAAGCCTTGTGCTCTTCGGAATAAAGGGTCTTGCGGCCTATACCGACCATGCGGCGGTGCTCGGTTACCACGATGACGAAATTTATGCTTTTTATGTCAAAGGGCTTGCAGCTCTGACCAAGGAGCTAACGGCCGATGAACTGACCGCGCTGGTACTTGAAACCGGAGGCGTTGCCGTCAAGGCGATGGCGCTGCTCGACAAGGCCAACACTGAAACCTATGGTCAGCCGGAAATTACCACAGTGAAGACCGGTGTCGGCAAAAATCCCGGTATCCTCATTTCAGGTCACGACCTTCGCGATCTGGAAGATCTGCTCAAACAGACGGAAGGTACCGGAGTCGATGTCTATACCCACTGCGAAATGCTTCCAGCCCACTACTATCCGGCATTCAAGAAGTATTCGCACTTTGTCGGCAACTACGGTGGTTCATGGTGGTCACAGGATCGGGAGTTTGAGACCTTCAACGGCCCGATTCTTATGACGACAAACTGCATCGTGCCGGTTCGCGAGTCTTACCGTAACCGGATGTTTACCACCGGTATGGCCGGTTATCCCGGACTGAAGCATATCGCTGCACGCCCTGAAGGCGGTCAGAAAGATTTCTCTGCCCTTGTCGAACTGGCAAAAAGCTGCCCGGCGCCAAAAGAGCTTGAAAATGGTACCATCACCGGAGGATTTGCGCACAACCAGGTGATTGCGCTGGCTGACAAGGTGGTTGCTGCGGTGAAGAGCGGAGCCATCAAGCGCTTTGTGGTGATGGCCGGTTGTGACGGACGTCATAAATCCCGGCAGTACTATACCGATGTTGCCGCAGCCCTTCCTGACAATACCGTTATCCTCACGGCTGGGTGTGCCAAGTACCGCTACAACAAGCTTGAGCTTGGCGATATCGGCGGCATTCCGCGCGTGCTTGATGCCGGACAGTGCAACGACTCCTACTCACTTGCGGTCATTGCCCTGAAACTCAAGGAGGTATTCGAGCTTGACGATATCAACGATCTGCCGATCTCCTTCGATATTGCATGGTATGAGCAGAAAGCCGTTACTGTGCTGCTTGCCCTGCTCTTTCTTGGAGTAAAAGGCATTCGTCTCGGACCAACACTTCCCGAGTTTTTGACTCCGAATGTTGCTGCAGTGCTGGTTGAGAAATTTGGTATCAAGCCGATCGGAACCGTTGCCGCTGATGTCGAAGCCATGATGGCAGGCGCATAA
- the pheS gene encoding phenylalanine--tRNA ligase subunit alpha, protein MENTIRSLQQEIIDFEITTAADLEAFRLRYTVRKGLIAALFGQLKTVEPAEKPRMGQLLNQLKQTADAKLTEAEERLAGTESKSSSNRIDLTLPGRRYFTGSEHPVQKVLGEMKSIFSAMGFGIATGPELETDQYNFDLLNFPPDHPARDMQDTFFVTSGNPGSDVLLRTHTSPVQIRVMLDQKPPIRVICPGKVYRNEAISSRSYCVFHQLEGLYIDKKVSFADLKATIYSFAKQMFGTDVKLRFRPSFFPFTEPSAEVDVTCYLCGGKGCKVCKKSGWLEIMGCGMVHPNVMRNCGIDPEEWSGYAFGMGVDRTVLLRYKIDDIRLLFENDLRMLKQFTA, encoded by the coding sequence ATGGAAAACACCATTCGCAGTTTACAGCAGGAGATCATTGACTTTGAGATTACCACAGCGGCCGATCTCGAAGCTTTCCGCCTCAGGTACACCGTTCGGAAAGGACTCATTGCAGCCCTTTTCGGCCAACTCAAAACGGTTGAACCTGCTGAAAAACCGCGAATGGGCCAGTTGCTCAACCAGCTCAAGCAGACGGCTGATGCAAAGCTCACCGAAGCAGAGGAGAGGCTTGCCGGAACCGAAAGCAAGAGCAGCAGCAATAGAATTGACCTCACCCTTCCCGGACGACGCTACTTCACCGGCAGCGAACATCCGGTACAGAAGGTGCTTGGTGAAATGAAATCGATCTTCTCAGCCATGGGATTCGGCATTGCAACCGGCCCCGAACTTGAGACCGATCAGTACAACTTCGACCTGCTCAACTTTCCGCCCGACCATCCGGCACGCGACATGCAGGACACCTTTTTTGTCACCAGCGGCAACCCCGGCTCGGACGTGCTTCTCAGAACCCACACCTCCCCCGTGCAGATCAGGGTCATGCTCGACCAGAAACCACCCATACGGGTCATCTGCCCAGGAAAGGTCTACCGCAACGAAGCCATCAGCTCCCGAAGCTACTGCGTCTTCCACCAGCTCGAAGGGCTCTACATCGACAAGAAGGTCTCCTTCGCCGATCTCAAAGCCACCATCTACTCCTTCGCAAAACAGATGTTCGGCACCGACGTCAAACTCCGGTTCCGCCCAAGCTTTTTCCCCTTCACTGAACCATCAGCCGAAGTGGACGTCACCTGCTACCTCTGCGGTGGCAAGGGATGCAAAGTCTGCAAAAAATCAGGCTGGCTCGAAATCATGGGCTGCGGCATGGTTCATCCCAACGTCATGCGCAACTGCGGCATAGACCCCGAAGAGTGGTCAGGCTACGCCTTCGGCATGGGTGTTGACCGCACGGTGCTGCTCAGGTACAAGATTGACGATATCAGGTTGCTGTTTGAGAATGATTTGAGGATGCTGAAGCAGTTTACGGCGTAA
- a CDS encoding DUF6978 family protein, which translates to MSFILVQQEADALLAMEKHYTGAERFTFPSLDGALRISLHSEAMREEFNLDITRGRIELKKNTFQLRAQRAIVLARIDIGGAPHRNPDGEEMPCPHLHVYREGHGDKWAIPLPIQFSNSKNAWQILYEFMDYCTVITKPIILQELFT; encoded by the coding sequence ATGAGTTTTATTTTGGTGCAGCAGGAAGCCGATGCGTTACTTGCTATGGAAAAGCATTATACAGGGGCTGAAAGGTTCACTTTTCCAAGTCTTGACGGGGCATTGCGAATTTCGTTGCATTCTGAGGCTATGCGTGAGGAGTTTAACCTTGACATTACCCGTGGTCGTATTGAGTTGAAAAAAAACACCTTTCAACTTCGGGCACAAAGAGCCATTGTTCTTGCGCGCATTGATATTGGAGGTGCACCACACAGAAATCCAGATGGAGAGGAAATGCCTTGCCCACATCTTCATGTTTATCGAGAAGGTCACGGGGATAAATGGGCGATTCCATTACCGATCCAATTCTCAAACAGCAAGAATGCCTGGCAAATTTTATATGAGTTTATGGATTATTGCACGGTGATTACCAAACCGATTATTCTTCAGGAGTTATTCACATGA
- a CDS encoding nucleotidyltransferase family protein — protein MKHKMIGGMTSNQTMQRDQALRTLSSHKAELEERYGVKKVGIFGSVARNSARDDSDIDIVVEMEPNILLRVQLKEELEQLLGSKVDLIRYWKRMNPFLKARIDKEAQYV, from the coding sequence ATGAAACACAAAATGATTGGTGGCATGACTTCAAACCAAACCATGCAGCGAGATCAAGCACTTCGCACACTGAGCAGCCATAAAGCAGAGCTTGAGGAGCGTTATGGCGTGAAGAAAGTCGGCATCTTCGGCTCCGTCGCCAGAAATTCTGCCAGGGATGACAGCGATATTGATATTGTTGTTGAAATGGAACCGAATATTTTGCTCAGGGTGCAGCTCAAGGAAGAGCTGGAGCAACTGCTGGGCAGCAAAGTTGATCTGATCAGGTATTGGAAAAGAATGAACCCGTTTCTGAAGGCTCGTATTGATAAGGAAGCACAGTATGTATGA